In the genome of Paenibacillus sp. GP183, the window GGTGAAACCAGCTTCATCAACAAACTGTTTCAGGCGTTTGCCCATCGAATAGCCGTCGCCTTTAAGCCCTGGCGTATTGACCCCAAGATCACAATAAACACGCACTTCATCGCGGAACTTCCCCCCCAGCATCTGATAAACCGGAACGCCGAATGCCTTGCCGGCTAGGTCCCATAGTGCAATTTCGATACCGGCGACACCGCCTGATTGCCTTCCTGAACCCATGAATTGTTTGATCCTGCGAAACAGTTTATCTACATTGCACGGATTTTCCCCCAGTAAACGGCCTTTCAGCATTTCCGCATAAGTGCGGCTTCCAAAGTCTCTTAGTTCTCCGATCCCTGTTATCCCTTGATTGGTGTAGATTTTTACGAGGGTACAATGCATCGGCGCTCCCGCTAGATCGACAAATCGCATATCTGTGATTTTGAGCTCTGAGGGTCTTGAATATGTGTTTACGTAGTTTAACGTAGATTCGAAATTATCGGACACGCTTTGTCTCCTCCTATCAATTAAATGCTGTCTACGTCTTCCCAAGTAAGGGATTCTATGGATCTGCTTACCGCATCCAAGACTTTATTGCACATCCAGCCATCATGAAAATTGGGTTGTACTTGATTCTTGGTAACGATTGCATGAATAAAGTCGGCAAATTGGTTGACAAACGTATTCTCATAACCAATCAGATGGCCCGGTGGCCACCAAGCTTTCATATATGGATGAACATCCTCTGTCGCTATGATCGTCCGGAAGCCCTGAACATCAAGTCCGTCATCCTTGGACCAAAACTCCAACTCGTTCATTCTTTCGAAATTGAATGATATGGAACCCTTGCTTCCATTTATCTCTATACGTTCATGGTTCTTCCTTCCGCTTGCCATACGCGATGCTTCAAATGTCCCTATTGAGCTGTTTTTAAATTTTGCGAGAAAAACGGTGCTGTCATCGACAGTGACATCTTCGAGCTGAATGGAAGGACTCGGATGTGATATCTGATCTCCATAAGCCTTTGCACGTTTTTTGACAAAGGTTTTTTCCATGCCTATCACTTGGTCGATTTCTCCAACAAGATACCTGGCCAAATCAATTAAATGAGAGTTTAAATCCCCGTGCGAGCCTGATCCAGCAATTTTTTTATCTAATCTCCAACTCATCGAATAATCGGGATCGGATAACCAGTCTTGAAGGTATACACCGCGAAAATGATAGATTTCTCCGATTTTGCCATCGTCTATAAGCCGCTTGGCCAGCGCGATGGCTGGAACTCTTCGATAATTGTGCCCAACCATATTCACAACGCCCGCTTGTTTTGCCGCATCCCACATTTGTTTCGCATCCACCGCGTTCATTCCAAGGGGCTTTTCGCACAATATGTGTTTTCCAGCTTTAGCAGCTGCGATTGCTATTTCCATATGTGATGAGGTCGGAGTTGCTATGCATATGACATCAATGTCGTTTCTGTCAATTACGTCTTTCCAATCTGTGGCATATTCCTGCCAACCGAAGTCTTCAGCAGCCTTTTTAAGCAAATGCTCGGTACGACCGACTAGCACCTTTTTTACAGGTTTGATTTCTTGCTGAAAAAAGAATGCCACATTTCCTATTGAATAGCTGTGAGCCTTTCCCATAAAATTGTATCCAATTAATGCTATGTTTACTTCACGCATAATATCATTCCTTTTTGTTCAGAAGGATAAGGAAAGGGCAGGTCGAATGAATGCATTCGTCTGCCCTCTCAACAATTAAAATAATCAATTTTTTCTAATCAATGTCGAGAAGTTCGAGAATGACACCCAAATCGTCTGTGCTTTCCACATAAGCATATTTATTGCCGTTTTGAATAAGCGGGAAGCCGAATTCCTCCAGCTTAGCTGCTGTTTCAAGCATTCTGTTCTTCGCTTTGAATGCGATGTGATGAACTCCAGGACCTTTTGTATTCAGAAATTCCTTC includes:
- a CDS encoding Gfo/Idh/MocA family oxidoreductase, yielding MREVNIALIGYNFMGKAHSYSIGNVAFFFQQEIKPVKKVLVGRTEHLLKKAAEDFGWQEYATDWKDVIDRNDIDVICIATPTSSHMEIAIAAAKAGKHILCEKPLGMNAVDAKQMWDAAKQAGVVNMVGHNYRRVPAIALAKRLIDDGKIGEIYHFRGVYLQDWLSDPDYSMSWRLDKKIAGSGSHGDLNSHLIDLARYLVGEIDQVIGMEKTFVKKRAKAYGDQISHPSPSIQLEDVTVDDSTVFLAKFKNSSIGTFEASRMASGRKNHERIEINGSKGSISFNFERMNELEFWSKDDGLDVQGFRTIIATEDVHPYMKAWWPPGHLIGYENTFVNQFADFIHAIVTKNQVQPNFHDGWMCNKVLDAVSRSIESLTWEDVDSI